The genomic segment CAAGGCGACGATAAGTTCTAGGACTGTATTGTGTAATCCAATCAAATGCCACGGTAACCATACAAAACGTCTGTGGTTGTGAAATATTCCCTCTTCAAAACGCTTAACCGATGACGCATGGGTGATACTTATGTTCATTAGTGATTCTTGGAACTCTGTTAATACTATTTCCAGTTAATAATCAATGGGTACTTCGTGACCCCAAATCCCATTCTCTACGATAAAGATATATATCTCTTTGTTAAAGTTCTTGTTAGTGTTGAGGTATGCAGATTGAGATGATTGGAATCCAGGGGAAGAAAGCACTGGGTGTAGTTATAGAACTCGGTAAAGCTCCCATAGTGCTCATCAGGGCTGACCTTGGTTTTATAATGTGTGGATTTCTTGATATATCTGTTGCCAATAATATAGGCGAAACCTGTGCTAAGGTCAGGGGAGTAGCCAGCCTTGATGAAATTCTTGAAAAAAAGGTAGTTGAAGTTTCTGAAGAGGCTATGAAACTTGGAGTAAGGCAAGGCATGAGTGGTAAAGAGGCACTTTTGAGGATGTTCAGATGAGAGTATATGTAATTATTTTGGTTTTGCTGGTTTGTCTTGGGACTGCTTCAGCCCTGCAAATAGAAAAATACAGTGCAACTCTTGAGCTGCAAAAAGGCTATGCAACTCAGGAAGTTGTGCTCAATATCATAAATAATCTGCATTCTCCAGTTTATGAATTTAAATATCCTTTTTTTGGATATATAAGTAATGTTGTAGTTTATGGAAATGGGACTGTCATACCTTTTACCATAGAAGGTAGCGGTCAGAGAGTTTATATCAAGGCCAATCTTAGCAGGAAGCTGGGCTTTAATGGGTCATATACCTTAAAATATGTTTATAATATCTCAGGAATAGTGGAGAGAAAGGATGACCTGTATATACTAACAACAACCTATCCTTTATTTGCAAATGTGAAAAACTTTAACCTTTCTGTATTCTTACCACCTGGCTATGGGCTTGCAAAAAATGTGATAAGTATGAGTCCTGAAGGTCAGGCAACCTCGAATGGAAGGATAGTTATACTTAAGTGGGAATTACATGAACCCATACCTGATGAGTTCAGGAATTTCAGGGTAATAGTTCTCTATGAAAGATTAATAACCGTAGGAAATAGCCTTAATAATTTTATACTTTCAATTTTGATTTTCTCTATGATTGTAATATTGATATTTATATTTTTCAAAAAGCGTCGATTTTTGGATGCATTGTTTGACAGACAAAAGAGACTTAAAGAAAAAATAGGGATTCTGAAGGATGATGAACAGACAATTATGAAACTGGTAATTGAAAATAATGGCATAGACCAGAGAGAAATAGTTCGGCAGACAGGATTTTCGAAAACTAAAGTGAGT from the archaeon BMS3Bbin15 genome contains:
- a CDS encoding sugar-specific transcriptional regulator TrmB: MRVYVIILVLLVCLGTASALQIEKYSATLELQKGYATQEVVLNIINNLHSPVYEFKYPFFGYISNVVVYGNGTVIPFTIEGSGQRVYIKANLSRKLGFNGSYTLKYVYNISGIVERKDDLYILTTTYPLFANVKNFNLSVFLPPGYGLAKNVISMSPEGQATSNGRIVILKWELHEPIPDEFRNFRVIVLYERLITVGNSLNNFILSILIFSMIVILIFIFFKKRRFLDALFDRQKRLKEKIGILKDDEQTIMKLVIENNGIDQREIVRQTGFSKTKVSKILSELEKRGAIVKKPVGRRNKIYIVDKE